In Euphorbia lathyris chromosome 2, ddEupLath1.1, whole genome shotgun sequence, the sequence TAAGAATATGAATTACAGCAATTCACTAAATAGATAGAATGACGGTTAAGGATGGTAAAGAGCCATTttaattcttcttcttttgcacaTATGTGACAAATTACATTCAGATGTTAGAATTTAAACAATAATAGTATTGTAAGAATTTGAATTCTTGACCTCTTAATCTAAACTTAAACTGATTCCGGACCATTTAAATGATAAACATGTAAGAGTGAGCTCACTTAGCTCCAGGAAAATAAAAATGCACAAATCTGTAATtaagcaaaaaatatatatggaaaAGTGGAGTGGAGACCACAGACAGAAGGCTAATATAgtaaatacaattaattatatGACAGTACACATCCATATAGACATTTTATATAGCTATATCAGCCATATGCAGTATCTGTATAAGCTGAGTTAATTAGCTTATTATGATATATGGCTTCAATATGTTCAAACAAGCATTTGATCTTCCTTGTTTTCCTTATTATCTATTTAGGTTGTTTAATAACGTTGTCAGCATCAAATTCAGACACAGAAACAGATTACAAAAAATGGGTATCATGGAACATTGATCAccatagaagaagaagatggacCTTGGAAGTTTCTAATTCTACCATTGATGAAAAGCTGAGGAGAGCTGAGATGAACAATGTCACAATTACAGTCTGTCAAAATGGGACTGCAAATTTCAAGACTATTGGAGAAGCTATAAATAGCATTCCTTCACACAATGTTAGGAGGGTTATAATTGCAATCAGACCAGGAGTTTATAGGTATGTTTATAAAATTCTCTTAATTTTGTGTAATttgtatattaattagaattaattaaaCTGACTTAATTTATAATGTTTATATGGTTGAAGGGAGAAACTTTCAATTTCGAAAGTGTTACCCTTTGTGACATTTTTAGGGGATTCAAGTGATCCACCTCTTATAACTGGGAATGATACAGCATCAGTATTTGGGAAAGATGGAAAGGCTTTAAAGACATTTCAAAGTGCAACTGTTGCTGTTGATGCTAATTATTTTGTTGCTATAAACATCAAGTTTGAGGTATAGTAGTTAATTTGCTTATTAATTGAAAAAAGACAAGCTGTTTAGTCACACTCTTTGTGTAACaagattaatgttttttttttggcattTCCTGGTAACATACTAGATAGGCTTAAAGCTAAATTAGTTCCCTAATCTAATCTATATCATATAGTAAGTTAATTAGATCTATAATGtcttaaaatcatcaattaggtctTCCAATTATACTTGAAAGTGAATTAGCTATTTAATCTTATATAATAAAGAATTATAGATCTAATTAACTTTTATATGGGCTAGATTAATCTGTAAAAGTAGTAGATAATAACAGTTACAAAAATGATAATAGATGAATGCATAATATATTCTGAAAATGGGCACATATGACAAACATGACATAAAGATTCGTTAGAAATTGCAAACATTCACGGGTCTTATTCATGCACATGCACATGAATGGAATTAAACTAAAAGGCTCAAGGGCcccattaatttattaaaaagaaatattGAATTTTGAATTCATAAAATAATATATCTGTGCTATTGAATTCATAAAGATTTGTTTAATAGTATTTTAAATTTGATTAGTACAATGCAATTTGTTCAAATTCTTTTGCTTTGGTGCTTAGCAGTACAATTGTATTAATcgtatcactttaaacaaatttacaAGATTATGAGGTATTAAGagaaatgaaaatgaagaaatgtAAATGCAGAACACAGCTCCACATGAGATAGGGACGGTAGGAGGACAAGGAGTGGCACTGCGGATATCAGGAAGCAAAGCGGCATTTTATAATTGCAGTTTTTATGGGAACCAAGACACTCTTTATGATCATAAAGGTCTTCATTATTTCAATAATTGTTTCATCCAAGGTTCTGTTGATTTCATTTTTGGATCTGGAAGGTCCCTTTACGAGGTAATTATTCTTCATTATGTATCAATTGATGATAGATGATTAAACTAACTGCGGATTAATTAGAGATATAATATTGTATAATGTGCAGAATTGCCATTTAAATTCAATAGCAAAGAAAGTGGCATCTCTGACAGCTCAAAAACGAAGCAATACATCGATGGAAAGTGGGTTTTCGTTCAAGAACAGTGTGGTAACAGGGAGTGGATTGGTGTACCTAGGAAGAGCATGGGGTGATTACTCAAGAGTTGTTTTTTCTTACACGTATATGGATAAGGTTGTCCTTCCACAAGGTTGGAATGATTGGGGTGTCCAGAAAAGAGACATGTAagtaattaaaatagtttattgATCTCTAATAATTAATGGATAGTATATAATATGGTTGGTGGGTGCAGGAGTGTATTTTATGGAGAATACAAATGTACAGGACCAGGGGCCAACTCCACAGGAAGAGTAGCATGGGCAAGGATTCTGACAGATGAAGAGGCACTTCCTTTTATAGGGACTTATTATGTTGATGGAGATACTTGGCTTCTTCTCTAAATTTATGTATTACAATTTACATTACATATTTTTTCTGTATTAAAATTGAATGAAATTGGTCATGAAAATTAATGCAAGAGAGTAAATGGGCCTGCTTAGCAGTTTGAGAGACATAAGCTTATTGGGCCTTGTGTGTTtctcttactttgtgtgttttcaccattggattaattttatgctttatcatccaatggtgaaaacacaccaagtaaggaaagtaaccatagaaggtaCCTACCCATTATATTTTCCATTAAACTCcaatttaattaatattctcATTAATTTTCGTATTCTTGAATCCTATTTATCATCTGCCGTAAAtgatcaaatgaatttggtcattcatcgTTAGATCTAAGCTTTTTAAATCTAACCCTTAGAATGTTTTAAATCTCCACCACATGATTCTAGTAAGCTTGGATCTAACGGTGATTTGGTCATTCAGGGTGCAGGTGAGCACTACTGATCTCATCTGATGAGGGATGTGGGCCCAATCAAAGCTTTTAGGCCGGAGCCCATGAGGTCCACTAGCACATGCTCTCTATGGTCCCGGTCCATTGGACCTTACCAATAGAAACATGACAATTATGCACTTTTTTCCCTTACACCAATCATCTCCCAATGAGATAGCATGCTTCTCTCTTTTCATTAGTGGTGTCCATTGTACCCGGTCCACTGTAGAAGTTGCCCTCTTTCCATATAAAGAGGCTTTTACCACCAACACATTGTCGGACAACCATTACACATTGTCAGAAAACTTTCTCGGTGCAGGGACAAAAGGAACTCAGGAGATCTCCTAAGCACATATCTCCATTATCATCTTTTAATTACAAGTTTAACCATTTAGATATTAGAGATTATAATGAAAAACTATTTTTAGACCTAATCTATCAATTTAAGTTTCTTTGATCAATTAGTTTCTTGCTATGTTGCACGGGCACGGACACGGATACGGTATCCGACACGGACACGGACACTGGAAACGTCATTTCTATAAAACATATAGGTTTCTTGATATGATAGGAAAGCTTCTCAGAAAGAAGTAGTTTCAATTCAAACCTTGAAAACTCTATTTGTTAATTGAATTCAATCTCATAATAAgataaacatatattacataccCTTCAAACCCAGATTACATTACAGAACTTTTACATGAAATGCATCCTCTTTTCTCCATGATTATAATCACAATTCCTCAACGTCAACAGAATTTGATTTGAGTTTAGAAGATATTTTCATTCCTCGCTCTCTCCAAAGAAACAGAACTTAGGAAGCAGCCAGTAATAAAGGATAATCTGAACTATTAATCTTAAAAAAAGCTTAATCAAGCAGTACTAAAAGCACACATGGAAAATCATTGAAATACAATCTTATGTGATTAACTAAAACAACatattgatatatatgtatatatcaacACACACATAGTTAATTTCTATTAATATTTTTCCAGCTAATCCTTGTCCTGAATACATGGATCATTATATTGTAATGAGGAATTATTAGTTtcatatcatatatatatatagaagacACTAGTATAATATATATGGTTAAGGAAAAACACAAAACTTAGCTATTTCCCAGCTGCAGGTGGTGTGCAAATCCTGATCTTGACTCACAAAAGCAGCAGTAATATTATTCTGTGTATTTGTATTGCAATAAGATTCGTCCTCCATTGTTTCTTCCTTAATTAGAAAAGGATAATTACTCTTCTTGCAAATTAATAAAGCTTCTACCAATAGCAACAACGAAGCCATTCTTCTACATCAAATCAATCAATTATTGTATTTACAGCcataaaaacacataaatatcaaccaaaattggTAAAAATCTGAGCTACTCATATGAATTAATTGTAAGATTGATTATCCATTCCTACAAGAATGCAAGTAGTATGCTtcttagtttaattaattatggtcCAGGTTTTGGCCACCTAATCTCCTTTAGATGGTTAATTAGTACTACTCATTGAGCGTTGACCAACCTTAAGTTATGATCACAAAGACAGATCAGAGGGAGACGTTCGACGCCGTTTCATTATTTGATTAATAAATGTATTTTGCTTTCGCAACAATCATCCTTTATCTCATGCTTCAAAAACTGATAAAATAAACTTACAAGTATCTAGCTTTTGGTAAACGAGTAGGAGTTATTCCCAAAGGTTAGTAAATATATAGCATATTTTGATGGCGATTTTTGAGTCAAAGCTCCCTGTATGTCGCTAATTTGCTGCAACGTGGCTCAACCGGCGCCCCATAGGCAACAATGGTTAAAGTGCTTAATGTAATGCTCAATTATGCGGATTTTGGTAACCCACATCTACCGCGAGGGAAACAGGGCAGCAGATGCGCTAGCTCGATTTGGTGTCACTTAGACAAACATTCGCTTGTGGAACTTATATGCCCACACTTTTGCAGCGACTTGATTTTAGATGATTTATGTAATTTAGCACACACTAGGTTCAAtctgttttaattttttctccCTCTCTAACGAatacatttttttcatttattgatTCTTTTGGGTTTTGCGGGGTTAGTCTGTAGGGGTGCCGAGTGAGAGATTGTTGGGTTATGGGCTATATCATATATTAGTACGTTAAGTGATCTAATTTAGTTTACGGGCCTAAGGCATATCTAATGAGTATGAGCATATTTATATGTAGATACCCAGTTGTAATACTAATTCTATGATGGACATAATAGTAGTTCCAATAATTAGGCTTTCACGGTAAATAGAGAGCTATGGCCCTATGACGTTAGCATTCTCAATCTACAAGTCTTCTCCATCAATGTGCTAATTGCTTCTAATCCTAGAAGATCAATCACCTAAAATGTTTCTGATTCTCTTCATCATGGATTACCATGAATTTGTGAATCTTATAGTTTATCGATATAATTCTAATAAATAATTTcaacaattattttttaaaaataagtaTGAAGAAATGAGTAGTAATATAGGCCCAGTTCATTCCATAAAGCACCTATAAAGACTTGTTTTTACACATGATATTGCATTGAATTGAATagctaattaattaaaatatttaaagcCTTTTAACGGTGAATTCATAAGTAAGGAAGTGATTCTTCTCATAACATCTTTTTGCTTCGAAATGGTGTGTAGATAGAGCAATATGTAAGTTGATTCTGGTTAGACTTTCTTTGAAAATGAAAGTTAGGCAAATATATAGAATAAGATTCAGTAATTTATTTAATACTTGGTAGTTTAGTTTCTAAACAAACTATTAATAATCACCTGTTTAAGTCAACTCAATATCTATATCTTGAAATTGTTATTATAGCCAATTATGAGATGAAGTATGGAAATTAGGTGTGGATCTGAGCCGTATATATTGACCCGACCCACATCAAATCAGATCAATCGATCAGGTAAATGAGACTTCACCCTAATAATAAGTCCTTTTCCATACAATAATATTAAGTGGGCTACATTACATAATCTTCTTTCTTACCTAAACATTCTTCCATAAAGTAAATACTGATTGAACTATCATCACCTCTCTTATTTCCCTTCAttcttaatttcttttcttttctataaCCTCATATTCATACTCATTCTTTTCGGAATTTAATTATATACTTCAAACTTAATGGATCAATTTAATTTTAGCTCTAAAATCTCATTTTTGTGTACaaactatatagtttttaaaagtTGTATTTTGATATTGACTCCGTTAGTAAATAAAATTCAAACTGATTATCAAATGACTGTCAAAGTTAAAAGTTAGtgagttatttttatttttatatttatttattttataaattaacttatttattatctaattatcacaaacaaattcCAAAACAAGAACCAAAAATCAAACTCATcatcttctctttctctcaTGTCTCTTTTTCAGAGCCCTCCTTTTAGTAAGGATTGAAAGTAAGTTtactcctaattagattaggagtCTATGATTTTTATATGATCGTAAGCACTCAAACTTTGTTGATTTCTCTTATATCTCTCTTTAGACAAGAACTGACTTAAGCGTCACAGTATCTCTTATTGGTTTGACCAAACTCTATTTTGCGAGAGACATATAAAAGACAATCGGTTCCACATTCGGTCGTTCCCTAACTGCTCAGCTAATTTATACATTAATGCTGAAATTCTCCCACTACATTATCATTATTGTGGTACGCGTGGACTTCAGTTTCAATATGAGTACTTTAAGCATTGATGTCAGAGCAATTAACATGACTGTAGGTGCCACCTCTGCAGTGCCTTAGTACCTCTCATTAGGGACGGAGTCAGGGAGGGCGGGGAGGGTCAGTCGACCCTCCGGCCCCTCCGAAAACCCTCTTGGAGGGGGCAGGGAGCCGCCATGGCTGGACCTAACCATGGCGGCCAAAGAAGAAGGTAACTCTTCTTCTCCGATGTGCTGCAACAAAAAGAGGTGGAAAGGGCAAGGCAATTTTGCTCTTTCCAcctccatattttttttaaaccccTAATATCAAAATGACGTCGTGTTGGCATTTAGGTTTAAAAAATTCAAGAGGTGGAAAGGATAATTTTGCCCTTTCCACCTCCACCTCAGCACAACATTACTTCTCCcctttccttcttttttttcgcAGACAGAGAGAAAGGAGAACACATTATTTGGGAAAAAATTTCACTCAAATTGCTCTATAGTTTGTTTCAATTAtccaattattttttattctctgtCAATTCTACTTTCAACTTTCataataagtttttttatttttcattctttattttatttctaactTTAGGTTTATGATTTCTAAATTAGGAATTGTTAAATTAGGgattattaatatattgtttaCTTGGAGATTATTTAgtaattacaattaatttagggtttaatttagaaaatctaATTTAGGAATTTCTAATTTAGGAATTTTTAATTTAGGGTTTAATTTAGGATTTCAAAATTAGGGATTTGAAATTTAAGGATTTTCAGAACATGACATCTCGGAGGGGTAAATTGACATCTGTTAGATATTAATTTTCTCACAAATACTTGTACTCTCATCTTTATGATATaatttttcttatatatatatatatatatatatatatatatactgaagtatcatttaattttttttttgttcacgGTTTAGCCCCTCCGACCTACAGGTCCTGGCTCTGCCACTGCCTCTCATCACAAGCCCAATCAATGACACTTCATACTACATCCATACCTCCTATATCACGGGGATCAGAATATGTATACCTTTATCGTTACCCTTATCTCTAGTGTTATCCCACTCAAGGGCCCCCACCGAGTCTTCCAATCCCACCAGTTCAAGTGTTGATAATTTCTTTGCTGAAGGGATAAAAAATGATTGGAATAAAATTTGAACTCCAAACCGCTaccatttaaattatttattaattaataatgcttaatttctaaatttatttacattaattaATAAATCGTTATTAGTAAGgtaattaaaattctaatacAATCTTACTGTAAATTAtaagttaaataaaaatatatatatatattgatttgaaataattattattacgTAAAATAGTCaaatactttttatatttatcttctcaaattttatactaaattatattattgtttagttaataaaatgaattttgacTATTAAAAAAATGCGCCTTTTATGGTTACTTtataccattacttggtgtgttttcaccattggatgatggagtataaaattaatccaatggtgaaaacacacaaagtaaggcttactttgtcaaaaacaaagtaagcatagcttttaccttaaaaaaatatttgaagcATAATAATATGATTTattcaaataattaatcaataatTTTAACATTATCGAATGTTTTTACAAAACtgatataatatttaaattaccaatcataaaatttattaaatgatATTATATATCTCATGCGACGCACGGATCTTTGACTagttattataataaattttaacATTGATTGAAATTTAAGAGCATTGTTTACTAGTGGGCTCTTATTCTACTTATTACAACAATATTAACCTCGTCAtcccttttttttatagaaattaggacgagacagaacttgagcGGGGTGAGTACCCATGAcacaagaactgacaaacccgcaatatataaataaaaaaaagacgtcatcctttatttttctatttgttacaatattacaataatataacatccataaaacaaaataactatctaaaaaaattataaaaatttaacaaaGGAATTTTACATGAGAGAAAAATAGAAGactaaatttcatataaaaaaacttaatttttttttaatatgtataATTTTCAGAAAGTTTCATTAAATAATTTGATTTAGAGGTAATTTATCCATGGCATAATAACTTTACAATCCAATAAGTTGTTTTTGCTATTTTTAAGGATTTTACTTGAAAGAGTATATATGTATGAAGCTAAATGTCTGAAAACGTCACAAGTAGTGGATTAAATGATAATGACCCCAAATCCAATTTTATTCATTAGCTAGTTTAGAGCAGCGCTTGCTTGGTGTCATGTAATTTTCCTAGGTATACCTAATTCAATCCACCCCAGCCCAGGCCCACTTctttttttcctatttatgaaAAGAATTTCCTATaccatattctaaataaatatGTATCTACATAAATTTAATAGGGTCAAACTACATCTACTGCTAGcttcataatttatttattcaaacCCATAGGTATATCATAAATTTAGTAAAATGTCAAAACGTGACGAATTAGTTCATCGACAGTAACTAGTCTAACATAGGTTTCGGAAACCTAATCTAATAATCATTAATATATCCGATTGCAACCTTCCACCTCTACCAATTAATGTCAACTTTTGATTATTCACCAAATATGGTCCAATGCTCTATTCATATTCACATTCTAATTCAAACATTCAtcctttcttttcatttttttttttttaatccaccaaaataaaaattccaatatATGCCAAGAAAAGGTCACACACTGCATTTACTAATTTAGATACAAAGTTCATAGCTTTGCTAAACAAACACCTATGGggtaaaaacaaagaaaaaaaattacagcCAGTAAAAAGATAGGATAATTTACATACCCTTCAAATTACGGCCTATTTACAACTACAAAATGAATTTAAACTCCCTTTCTTTTTGTCCCTGTATATACTATAGAAGAATGTATACTAATTAGCGTactctaattataattaattaattaattaagagcGGAATGAATCTTGAAAAGGTCAAGTCGGGTATCTCCTAGTCGTAGAGAATACGCAGCTTTCTTATATTGAGCCCAAGTGAAAGGGTTATATTGGATCGGATTTTGAGTTGATATCGTCTCCGGTAAGGGACTAATCCATGCATTAAGAGGGGGTGCCCCAAAGTACATCATTGACATCCTTGGCTTCACTGAATTTGCTAAGGCTCTATGTCTTACGCTTAACAGCCTCCCATTTGTCATTACCtgaattcaaaaataaatcataTTAATTCAGGGGTTTTAATGTTAAATTTCAAAGTTCAGGGACCATAAACAAAGTAAAGTTATACTTAAGGAGCGATTTGAGTATTAGTCCTAACCTGCAAAGCGTCGccaacgattaagaagaaaccAGTAGGATCAGGAGGGACAGGGACCCACAAGCCATCACGCAAACAGATTTGAAGTCCAGCGACGTCGTTTGATCGCAAGATGGTCAATATTTGAGGGTCAGAATGCTCGCCAAATCCAATCCTTTTTGGTGATGATGGGTCCCAATCTTTGACCTCCTTTTTCACCGGTTGATAGTGATTTAGCCTAAACACTGAATCACTATGGACGTCTCTGATTAGTCTACTGAACACGTACTTATCTTCCATCCATAGTCCCTCACCTAGCAGATCAAGTATCTCGCATGCCAGTTCCCTTACTTCTTCTATGTAATTATTCACTGCACTACTGCaacaatcaaaataaaaataaataaataattaaatagaaGTAGATAATTGTGAAGGGTAGGTGGGGGCCATATAAGAATGCCAAGTGGCAACTGGTTTAGTTGACAGTACTTAAAGCAAAGTTTTCCTCTTTTTAACACAAAGGTTGAAACTTGAAACCTTAATACTTAGAAAAAAATCTATTTTGAGTTGATGTTGTGCTAGTATTGCACGTGTTGCTATTTACATTTCTATAAGGTCACTTTCTCATTCAATTCCGTCAGCCACAAACTCTAAAATCTTTGAAAACGATATCCTTTTTCCTAATTATTGAACCACAggatatataaattaaatg encodes:
- the LOC136220279 gene encoding probable pectinesterase 53 encodes the protein MASICSNKHLIFLVFLIIYLGCLITLSASNSDTETDYKKWVSWNIDHHRRRRWTLEVSNSTIDEKLRRAEMNNVTITVCQNGTANFKTIGEAINSIPSHNVRRVIIAIRPGVYREKLSISKVLPFVTFLGDSSDPPLITGNDTASVFGKDGKALKTFQSATVAVDANYFVAINIKFENTAPHEIGTVGGQGVALRISGSKAAFYNCSFYGNQDTLYDHKGLHYFNNCFIQGSVDFIFGSGRSLYENCHLNSIAKKVASLTAQKRSNTSMESGFSFKNSVVTGSGLVYLGRAWGDYSRVVFSYTYMDKVVLPQGWNDWGVQKRDMSVFYGEYKCTGPGANSTGRVAWARILTDEEALPFIGTYYVDGDTWLLL
- the LOC136217607 gene encoding gibberellin 2-beta-dioxygenase 2 isoform X2, producing MVVPSPTPLTMRTKKTRAVGIPTVDLSLDRSIVSELIVRACEEYGFFKIVNHGVNTDVVTRLEEEGSNFFEKPAFEKQEAGPPNPFGYGSKNIGSNGDTGELEYLLLQTNPISVSEQSKTISNQPAKFSAVNNYIEEVRELACEILDLLGEGLWMEDKYVFSRLIRDVHSDSVFRLNHYQPVKKEVKDWDPSSPKRIGFGEHSDPQILTILRSNDVAGLQICLRDGLWVPVPPDPTGFFLIVGDALQVMTNGRLLSVRHRALANSVKPRMSMMYFGAPPLNAWISPLPETISTQNPIQYNPFTWAQYKKAAYSLRLGDTRLDLFKIHSALN
- the LOC136217607 gene encoding gibberellin 2-beta-dioxygenase 2 isoform X1 — encoded protein: MVVPSPTPLTMRTKKTRAVGIPTVDLSLDRSIVSELIVRACEEYGFFKIVNHGVNTDVVTRLEEEGSNFFEKPAFEKQEAGPPNPFGYGSKNIGSNGDTGELEYLLLQTNPISVSEQSKTISNQPAKFSSAVNNYIEEVRELACEILDLLGEGLWMEDKYVFSRLIRDVHSDSVFRLNHYQPVKKEVKDWDPSSPKRIGFGEHSDPQILTILRSNDVAGLQICLRDGLWVPVPPDPTGFFLIVGDALQVMTNGRLLSVRHRALANSVKPRMSMMYFGAPPLNAWISPLPETISTQNPIQYNPFTWAQYKKAAYSLRLGDTRLDLFKIHSALN